TCGTCGTCTTCACCGCCGCGCGCCGCGACCTCATCGAGCGCACCGTCGCGTCAGTGCGGGGCATCCGCAACCCGGTCGTCATCCACGTGTACACCGCCACCGCCCCCACCTGGAGGGAGGTCGTGCTCGGGCGGTCGAGAGGAGACCTGGCCGACCTGATCCTCGCCGCGGGCACCGACGTCCTCGAACTCGCCGGACACCTGCCGCACGTGCGCTTCGAGTTCTCCCCCGAGGTGTTCAACCTCACGGAACCCGACTACGTGCTCGACGTGTGCGACGCCATGACCGCACTGTGGGATGCGTCGCCCGAGCGTCCCGTCATCCTCAATCTGCCCGCGACGGTCGAGATCGCCACCCCGAACGTGTACGCCGACCAGATCGAGTACATGCACCGCAACCTCGCGCGCCGCGACGGCGTGATCCTCTCGGTGCATCCGCACAACGACAGGGGCACCGGCATCGCGTGCGCTGAGCTGGCCCTGCTCGCCGGCGCCCAGCGGGTCGAAGGGTGCATCTTCGGCAACGGCGAGCGCACGGGCAACGTCGACATCGCCACGCTCGCCCTCAACCTGCACGCGCAGGGTGTCGATCCCATGATCGACTTCTCCGACATCGACGAGATCCGGCGCACGGTCGAGTACTGCAACGGCATCGAGGTGCATCCGCGGCATCCGTACGTCGGAGACCTCGTGCACACGGCGTTCAGCGGCACACACCAGGATGCGATCCGCAAGGGTATGGCCGAGCACAGAGAACGGGCAGCGGCGACCGGGATCGACGAACGCGACCTCGAGTGGCGCGTGCCGTACCTGCCAGTGGATCCTGCCGACCTCGGGCGCAGCTACGACGCGGTGATCCGCGTGAACTCGCAGTCGGGCAAGGGCGGCATCGCGTACCTGCTCGAGACCGGATTCGGCGTCGAGCTGCCACGGCGGATGCAGATCGATTTCGCGCGCGCAGTGCAGCAGCACGCGGATGCCGAGGGGGCAGAGCTCTCGGCATCCGACCTGTGGGCCCTGTTCGCGCAGACGTATCTCGACGCGGGCGACACCGCCCCGGCACTCGTCCACTACAGCGTCGACGACGCGCACACCGAGATCACGGTGCGCCTCGACGGCGTGGAGCACACGCACCGTGCGGCCGGCCTCGGACCCGTCGAAAGCCTCATCTCGGTGCTCGCAGCCGCGGGGACGGAGATCGAGGTGCTCTCGCTTCATCAGACGAGCGTCGAGGCCGGTGGGGGCAGCGACGCGCTCACTCTGATCGAATACCGCCGCGGCGCGAACGTCGAGTGGGCGGCGGGGAGAGCGCGTTCCGTCCTGGAGGCGAGCTTCGCTGCGGTGCTCCGGGCCGCCCGGCGGCACTGAGGACGGCCGCAGAGCCTGAGTGCCCTCGCGTCCCCACCGGCCACTCCACGCGCCGCAGATACGAAAGCGGCAATCGGCTAGAACCACGAGCGGCGCGCGGAGCCTCCAGGCCGGCGGGGCCCCACTGCAGAAGAGTCTGAGTCTGGGTGGTGAGCCACCCTCCGGGCGGCGCACCACCCAGACGTGCCCTCGACAGGATTCGAACCTGCGACCTGCCCTTTAGGAGAGGGCTGCTCTATCCAGCTGAGCTACGAAGGCGCGTCCCCAGTCTACGGGACGGCGGCCCGACCCCTTCGACGCGTGGTCAGGCCGCAAGGGCGAGGTACGGCTCCCAACGCGGATCGGTGCGCTCGGACCCGCGCACGGTCCACGCCGTGCCGTGCGGAGGGCGTGGCGTGAACCGCAGCTCCCACCGCATCTCCTGGGGCGTCCGGTCGCTCTTGAGGTTGTTGCACCGCAGGCAGCATGCGACGAGGTTCTCCCATGAGTCCGCGCCACCGCGGGAACGAGGCAGCACATGGTCGATGGTCGAGGCGGCCTTGCCGCAGTACCCGCAGCGGTGGTCGTCGCGCCGCAGCACGCCGCGTCGCGTGACGGGGACGCGGCGCCCGGCCGGAATGCGCACATAGCGCGAGAGGATGATGACGGCAGGGCGGTCATAGGCCCCGTGAGTCCCCCAGACGGGGTCGTCTTCGACCTTCTCGATCACGGTCGCCTTGTCGTTCATCACGAGCACCAGGGCTCGCTTGAACGACACGATCGCGAGCGGCTCGTATCCGGCGTTCAGGACCAGTGTGCGCATCGTCATCCTCTCGATCCGCCGGGACGGCTTCCCGGCACTCTCGACTCACACGAGGCCGCGCGGACGACAGAGCGTTCGCAGAGACGAAAAAAGGCGCTGTCTACAGACAGCGCCTCTCACGCACGGACAGACCGTGCCGTCCCTGCGGCCGATGCTGAAGGACGAGACGACCGAGGGCATCCATGGTGCGGATGCTCGGTAGTCGTTCCATCAGCCTCTCCCGCCTGTGCGACAACGGGATCAGGCTAACCCATCCCCGGCTGCTCGGGGCGAAACTCCCGGTGAACGTGAGGGAGCGTGTCAGGAACGGGCGGGCGGATGCCGGTCAGCCGGCGTTCGCGGCGAGCCAGCCGATGGGCTCCACGAGTCCGCCGTTGACCTTGACCTCGAAGTGCAGGTGGTTGGCCGTGGAACGACCGGTGCTGCCGACGAAGCCGATGAGCTGACCCGGCGCAACCGTCTGCCCCACCTGCACCTGTCGCGAACCGTAGGTCATGTGACCGTAGGTGGTCTCGACGCGCTGTCCGCCAACGACGCCGTCGATCACGACGCCGACGCCGTAGCCGTAGTAGCTCTCCGACGAGACCCGGACGACGCCCGCAGTCGCGGCGTAGATCGGTGTGCCCTGCGGCGACACCATGTCAGCACCGTTGTGGCCGCTGCCGAGTGTGCGCGAGACCCGGTACGAGCCCAGCGGCAGCGGGTAGCGCACCTCGCCGGAGCCGGGAGACACGAGGGCGTAGCTGCCGATGTTGAAGCTGCGCGAGGACGCCGACGCAGCCGAGGCCAGGGCAGCAGCTCGGGCCGCCGCGGCCTCTTCGGCCTTCTTCTTCGCGATCTCGTCGGGCGTCGTCGCACTGAACGACCCCCTGTCGACCGGCGCCGCGGTGGCCTCGGAGGCCACGACGAGCGACTGGGCGTCGACGGCCGCGAGCTGCTGCACCGTCATCGGCGCGGCATCCGCGGGCTTCGTGGCGGCGTAGGCCGGAAGGGCCACGGCGGCGACGAGAGCGCCGACCGCGCCGAAGATGGCGACGGATCGCAGAGGCTTCACGACCGACCGTGGAGCCGGCCGCGCCCCGCCTCGACGGGCGGGAACTCGATCTTCAGATGTCTTCGCGGTCGGTTCGATGTCTGCGGCCAAAATGTGGTCCTCCTGCGCCTGCACGCTTCGGGTAGCGCTGGCTCGTCGGCACTCTGCTTCTCGTGGCACGAATGTAGCTCGGGGTACTTTGTGCGTTCCTACCGTGAAGACGACGAGCTTGGAAGGCGATCCCCACGGGTAACCGGCAGCGGGCTTCTTCGCTGACGACCTGACCGAGGTTACCGGAAGATAACGATCATGTCACCCCGTCAACCTGGCAATCGCCGGGGAGCCGGCTGCCATCCCGCGGCCGAGCCGCGACGCTGACCGTCCGCCTCAGGCCGGATCGCCGACGAGGAAGATGTGCGAGGCGAGCTCGACCGGCAGCTCGAGGCCTTCGTCGCGGCCCTCCATGCGGATGAGCACGTATCCCTCGTTGAAGCGGTAGTCGCCCTTCGCGCCTGGTACGACGCCCGCCTCGCGCAACTGCTCCAGCAGCTCGGGGTCGACCTGCGCGGGCTCGGCGAGGCGGCGCACGGTGCCCTCGATCGGACCGCCGGCGGCGTTCAGCTTCTGCACGAGGCCGATCACACCCTCGTCGAACGTGCGCGCGGGGAGGTCTCCGAGCTGGTCGAGTCCAGGGATGGGGTTGCCGTACGGCGACTCGGTGGGGTGCCCGAGCAGTTCGACGAGGCGGCGCTCGACCTGCTCGCTCATCACGTGCTCCCAGCGGCACGCCTCTTCGTGCACGTACGCCCAGTCGAGGCCGATGACGTCGGACAGCAGCCGCTCGGCGAGGCGGTGCTTGCGCATGACGTCGACCGCCTTGCGGCGACCGGACTCCGTGAGCTCGAGCGTACGGTCCTCGGAGACGACGACGAGGCCGTCGCGCTCCATGCGCCCGACCGTCTGCGACACCGTCGGCCCGGAGTGACCCAGACGCTCGGAGATGCGTGCACGCAGCGGCACGATGTTCTCCTCCTCGAGCTCGAGGATGGTGCGGAGATACATCTCCGTGGTGTCGATCAAGTCCGTCATCTGGCCCTCCGGGTCTTCTTAGGCAAGCCTACATTCCCCTGTGCGCCTCGGAGCGTCACGCGACACGGTGGCATGACCCGCTCACCCTAGAATCGACGCATGGCGATCGAGATTCCCCGTGACCTCCTGCCCGCTGACGGACGCTTCGGATGCGGCCCGTCCAAGGTCCGTGCCGAGCAGCTCGATGCGCTGCTCGTCGACGGCCCCTCGCTGCTCGGCACCTCGCATCGTCAGGCACCGGTGAAGAACCTCGTGGGGAGCGTGCGCGAGCGTCTCGCCAACCTCTTCCGTCTCCCCGATGGCTACGAGATCGTGCTCAGCAACGGCGGATCGACCGCGTTCTGGGATGCCGCGGCCTTCGGCCTCATCGAGAACCGCAGCCAGAACCTCGTCTTCGGCGAGTTCGGCGGCAAGTTCGCGGCGGCAGCGGGCGCACCCTGGCTGCAGGCCCCCGACGTGCGCAAGGCGGAGCCCGGCGCGCGCATCGGCGCCGAGGCCGTCGACGGCGTCGACGTCTATGCGTGGCCGCACAACGAGACGTCGACGGGCGTGTGGGCCCCCGTGGAGCGCGTCGCGGCAGACGGCGCCCTCACCGTGATCGACGCGACGAGCGCGGCCGGCGGCATCGACGTCGACATCGCGCAGGCGGACGTGTACTACTTCGCCCCCCAGAAGAACCTCGGCTCCGACGGCGGTCTCTGGTTCGCCGCGGTCTCCCCCGCCGCCATCGAGCGGATCGAGCGGATCGCGGCATCCGGCCGGTACATCCCCGAGTTCCTGAGCCTGAAGAACGCGGTCGACAACTCGCGCCTCAACCAGACGCTGAACACGCCGGCGCTGACGACCCTGCACCTCCTCGACTCGCAGCTCGGCTGGATCCTCGAGCGGGGCGGGCTCGAATGGGCTGCCGCACGCACGGCGGAGTCCTCCGGCGTCCTCTACGACTGGGCGGCCGAGTCAGCGGTCGCCACCCCGTTCGTGGCCGACCCGTCGCACCGCTCCCCCGTCGTCGTCACGATCGACTTCGACGAGAGCGTCGATGCCGCCGCGATCGCGAAGAGCCTGCGCGCGAACGGCATCGTCGATACCGAGCCCTACCGCAAGCTGGGCCGCAACCAGCTCCGCATCGCGACGTTCGTGTCGATCGAGCCGGATGACATCCGTCAGCTCACGCGCGCCCTCGACTACGTGCTCGCACACCAGGGCGCCTGAGGACGGGCCCGCGCGGCGCCGGACCGGCGCCGCGCGGGGTCACTCCTCGTCGTCGGAGTCGACGTCGCCGTCCTCGTCGGACTCGTCGTCGGAGTCGTCGTCCTCCTGATCGACGTCGTCATCGTCGTCGGAATCGTCAAGCTCGTCGATGTCGACGCCGTCCAGGTCGCCGGCGTGGAGGATGTCGGGCTCGTGGTCGTCGTCCAGCTCGTCGAGGTCGTCCACGTCCTCCACGAGCACCAGGTCGTCCTCGTCCGCGGCGGCCGTGACGTCGTCGCCCTCGGCATCCGTCTCCGCCGCAGCGGCCGCCGCCTGCTCGGCGAGCTCCGCCTGATGCGCGCGGTACTCCGCGAGCCGCTCGGCCCACGGCACCCACTCCGGCGCGAGCAGCGCCCCGTCACCGGGGAGCAGCTCGACCTCGAGCACGGTCGGCTCCTCTTCGGCGACGCGAGCCACCGTCACCGTCCAGTACCACCCGGGATACCCGGGAAGACGGTTCTCGAAACGCAGCGACACCGACCCGTCCTCCTCCGGCAGGTAGCCGGCGGCCGGACCGATCGTCGAGGCAGGCGTGATCTCCCGCAGAGCGGCGAGCGCGAGGTCGT
This Microbacterium sp. XT11 DNA region includes the following protein-coding sequences:
- a CDS encoding 2-isopropylmalate synthase → MPSHRYRPVHDRVDLPLTERTWPQQRLTRAPLWVPVDLRDGNQALAEPMDPARKRRFFELMIAMGYKEVEVGYPSASQTDYDFVRLIAETDLAPDDVTIVVFTAARRDLIERTVASVRGIRNPVVIHVYTATAPTWREVVLGRSRGDLADLILAAGTDVLELAGHLPHVRFEFSPEVFNLTEPDYVLDVCDAMTALWDASPERPVILNLPATVEIATPNVYADQIEYMHRNLARRDGVILSVHPHNDRGTGIACAELALLAGAQRVEGCIFGNGERTGNVDIATLALNLHAQGVDPMIDFSDIDEIRRTVEYCNGIEVHPRHPYVGDLVHTAFSGTHQDAIRKGMAEHRERAAATGIDERDLEWRVPYLPVDPADLGRSYDAVIRVNSQSGKGGIAYLLETGFGVELPRRMQIDFARAVQQHADAEGAELSASDLWALFAQTYLDAGDTAPALVHYSVDDAHTEITVRLDGVEHTHRAAGLGPVESLISVLAAAGTEIEVLSLHQTSVEAGGGSDALTLIEYRRGANVEWAAGRARSVLEASFAAVLRAARRH
- a CDS encoding HNH endonuclease yields the protein MRTLVLNAGYEPLAIVSFKRALVLVMNDKATVIEKVEDDPVWGTHGAYDRPAVIILSRYVRIPAGRRVPVTRRGVLRRDDHRCGYCGKAASTIDHVLPRSRGGADSWENLVACCLRCNNLKSDRTPQEMRWELRFTPRPPHGTAWTVRGSERTDPRWEPYLALAA
- a CDS encoding M23 family metallopeptidase, with translation MKPLRSVAIFGAVGALVAAVALPAYAATKPADAAPMTVQQLAAVDAQSLVVASEATAAPVDRGSFSATTPDEIAKKKAEEAAAARAAALASAASASSRSFNIGSYALVSPGSGEVRYPLPLGSYRVSRTLGSGHNGADMVSPQGTPIYAATAGVVRVSSESYYGYGVGVVIDGVVGGQRVETTYGHMTYGSRQVQVGQTVAPGQLIGFVGSTGRSTANHLHFEVKVNGGLVEPIGWLAANAG
- a CDS encoding metal-dependent transcriptional regulator: MTDLIDTTEMYLRTILELEEENIVPLRARISERLGHSGPTVSQTVGRMERDGLVVVSEDRTLELTESGRRKAVDVMRKHRLAERLLSDVIGLDWAYVHEEACRWEHVMSEQVERRLVELLGHPTESPYGNPIPGLDQLGDLPARTFDEGVIGLVQKLNAAGGPIEGTVRRLAEPAQVDPELLEQLREAGVVPGAKGDYRFNEGYVLIRMEGRDEGLELPVELASHIFLVGDPA
- the serC gene encoding phosphoserine transaminase → MAIEIPRDLLPADGRFGCGPSKVRAEQLDALLVDGPSLLGTSHRQAPVKNLVGSVRERLANLFRLPDGYEIVLSNGGSTAFWDAAAFGLIENRSQNLVFGEFGGKFAAAAGAPWLQAPDVRKAEPGARIGAEAVDGVDVYAWPHNETSTGVWAPVERVAADGALTVIDATSAAGGIDVDIAQADVYYFAPQKNLGSDGGLWFAAVSPAAIERIERIAASGRYIPEFLSLKNAVDNSRLNQTLNTPALTTLHLLDSQLGWILERGGLEWAAARTAESSGVLYDWAAESAVATPFVADPSHRSPVVVTIDFDESVDAAAIAKSLRANGIVDTEPYRKLGRNQLRIATFVSIEPDDIRQLTRALDYVLAHQGA
- a CDS encoding DUF3027 domain-containing protein, whose product is MTSKPEVDQRLVDAHDLALAALREITPASTIGPAAGYLPEEDGSVSLRFENRLPGYPGWYWTVTVARVAEEEPTVLEVELLPGDGALLAPEWVPWAERLAEYRAHQAELAEQAAAAAAETDAEGDDVTAAADEDDLVLVEDVDDLDELDDDHEPDILHAGDLDGVDIDELDDSDDDDDVDQEDDDSDDESDEDGDVDSDDEE